In one window of Bizionia sp. M204 DNA:
- a CDS encoding GNAT family N-acetyltransferase — MIKIIKANANHAETLSLIGRQTFLESHGMSASKADIDSYINLKFTKSVFEAELLDTNTIFHILIYNETPIGYSKIIYSISEKNIPFKNVTKLERIYVLKAFHNLKLGKELFEFNVSVSQKHNQSGMWLYVWIENHRAINFYKKAGFKIVGSYDFKISQTHSNPNHQMLLTY; from the coding sequence ATGATTAAAATTATTAAAGCGAATGCCAACCATGCCGAAACACTCTCCTTAATTGGAAGGCAAACATTTTTGGAGTCTCATGGTATGAGTGCTTCTAAAGCTGATATAGATTCATATATCAATTTAAAATTCACTAAATCTGTTTTTGAAGCAGAACTGCTGGACACTAACACTATTTTTCATATTCTAATCTATAACGAAACACCAATTGGCTACTCTAAAATAATATATTCCATTTCTGAAAAGAACATCCCGTTTAAAAATGTAACCAAACTAGAACGTATCTATGTACTGAAAGCTTTTCATAATTTAAAATTAGGGAAAGAATTATTTGAATTTAATGTCTCAGTTTCACAAAAACACAACCAATCTGGAATGTGGCTATATGTATGGATAGAAAACCATAGAGCCATTAATTTCTATAAAAAAGCAGGGTTTAAAATTGTAGGGAGTTATGATTTTAAAATTTCACAAACCCATTCCAACCCCAATCATCAGATGCTTTTAACGTATTAA
- a CDS encoding NAD(P)H-hydrate dehydratase translates to MKIFSDKQIYEGDKLTAKKQNITSTELMERAGIQIFNWLHLRMQGAQVPIHVFCGIGNNGGNGLVVARHLINHGYHVNTYVVNFSDKRTRDFLCNYDLIKQTTKKWPTLIGPDDDFPEIGPDDIIIDAVFGIGLNRPADDWVVNLFQHFKVSKAFTLSVDIPSGMKTDAVPADDNNVVWANHTLSFQSTKLAFFLPDTAKFTEQWEVLDIGFDREYLIKTQTAVDLIGKQEVLPIYKPRDKFSHKGTFGHALIIGGSYGKIGAAILASRSALSIGAGLVTAFVPKCGYIPIQSSFPEAMIITDEQEEWISNIQFTITPTVIGLGVGMGTEKATAEALQVFLTTNKTPLVIDADGINLLSKNKDLLKLLPQNTVLTPHPKELERLIGVWKDDFDKLKKVKAFSKKYHLIVVIKGAYTLTVLEDKIYINSTGNPGLATAGTGDVLTGVITGLIAQGYDSLAASVFGVYLHGKSADIAVQGLGYEAMTATHVIDTLGDAYLNLFEQPEPPKVEAEEKEGEKKEKKSKTK, encoded by the coding sequence ATGAAAATATTTTCAGATAAGCAGATTTACGAAGGTGATAAACTCACGGCAAAAAAGCAAAACATTACATCCACCGAACTCATGGAGCGTGCGGGTATACAAATTTTCAATTGGTTGCATTTACGTATGCAAGGCGCTCAAGTACCTATTCACGTGTTTTGTGGCATTGGAAATAACGGCGGTAATGGTTTGGTGGTAGCTCGGCATTTAATTAACCATGGTTACCATGTGAATACCTATGTGGTTAACTTCAGTGATAAGCGAACACGGGATTTTCTGTGTAATTATGACTTAATAAAACAAACCACAAAAAAATGGCCTACGCTTATAGGTCCAGATGATGATTTTCCTGAAATTGGTCCTGATGATATTATCATTGATGCCGTTTTCGGTATTGGATTAAATCGTCCGGCAGACGATTGGGTGGTTAATTTGTTTCAACATTTTAAAGTGTCTAAAGCATTTACGCTATCCGTTGATATTCCTTCCGGAATGAAAACAGATGCTGTTCCAGCTGACGATAATAATGTGGTTTGGGCAAATCACACATTGAGTTTCCAGTCCACAAAACTCGCTTTCTTTTTACCAGACACCGCTAAATTTACGGAACAATGGGAAGTTTTAGATATTGGTTTTGACCGTGAATATTTAATAAAAACCCAAACAGCTGTAGATTTAATAGGTAAGCAGGAAGTATTGCCCATTTATAAACCCCGTGATAAATTTTCGCATAAAGGAACCTTCGGTCATGCACTTATAATTGGTGGAAGTTATGGTAAAATAGGAGCCGCTATTTTAGCTAGCCGCTCGGCTCTATCTATTGGAGCAGGATTGGTAACGGCTTTTGTGCCTAAATGTGGTTATATACCAATTCAGTCTAGTTTTCCAGAAGCCATGATTATTACCGACGAACAGGAGGAGTGGATTAGTAATATTCAATTTACAATTACTCCAACGGTTATTGGTCTAGGTGTTGGTATGGGAACTGAAAAAGCAACTGCTGAAGCTTTACAAGTGTTTCTAACTACCAACAAAACACCTTTAGTTATTGATGCGGATGGTATTAATCTGCTGTCTAAAAACAAAGATTTATTAAAGTTATTGCCACAGAATACGGTCTTAACACCACATCCTAAAGAGTTGGAACGCCTAATTGGTGTGTGGAAAGATGATTTTGATAAACTGAAAAAGGTTAAAGCATTTTCAAAAAAATATCACCTAATTGTTGTGATTAAGGGCGCTTATACTTTAACCGTTTTAGAAGATAAAATATATATTAATTCAACCGGAAACCCAGGATTGGCAACTGCCGGAACTGGTGATGTTTTAACGGGAGTTATTACCGGACTCATTGCACAAGGCTATGATTCTTTGGCTGCGTCTGTGTTTGGAGTATATCTACACGGAAAATCAGCGGATATTGCGGTACAAGGTTTGGGTTATGAAGCAATGACTGCTACACATGTAATTGATACATTAGGTGATGCCTATTTGAATTTGTTTGAACAGCCTGAACCTCCCAAAGTAGAAGCGGAGGAGAAGGAAGGAGAGAAAAAAGAAAAAAAGTCTAAAACCAAATAA